Below is a window of Sceloporus undulatus isolate JIND9_A2432 ecotype Alabama chromosome 9, SceUnd_v1.1, whole genome shotgun sequence DNA.
TGTAGGCACTCACACAGCACAGCCAAAGCCAGGGAATGGTTGTCCTTGCCATAGATGTTCTCAGCCACGCAAGTGTAGATGCCGTCCTGTAGGTAGGTGACATTCTCTAGATGCAGCGTGAGGTTCCCAGCCACATCTTCGTGTAGGACTTCATCTTCTCTGAGCCATGTGATCAGAGCCATAGGGCTGCTGTCCACGGAGCACATCAGTACCACATCTGAGCCATGTATTACCTCCACGGAAGAGTTTGCCTGTATGATACGGGGTGGGACTGCGAAGGAAAGCCAAGGATATCATAAGGTACCTTTCTGCAACAATCAGGGCTAgtaatttgcttttttaaaaaaaccaaggtaCTGTTAGATTCTGCATTAGATGCACAATTAGATGCACAAAAAATAGAACAAATCCATGTTCTATTTAGGAAACATGGTTGCGGGGAACTTTCCTTGGActgttgcttttttaaacataataaaaacagagTCAGAATGCTTGAAAATTTAAGTGGAAGGATGACAGAATTGCATAATACTCTCCTGCTTAAAATCCTACATGGCaaattgcttttttcccctcccattgGTGATAAGGTTATATTTACTGAAGACTGGAGATAGTCCATTATAAAACATAATTATTTCTCCTTTTGCTGTTCCCCTTGTCATATATTGCTGCCTCCTACAGTTTGTTTCCATTAAAGAAGACGAACACAAAACCTCTTGGGAGACTGGTACACATTACACAAATGCTTTACAATGTCTAGTttagttgttttgtgtgtgtgtgtgtgtgtgtgtgtgtgtgtgtgtataacgtCTCCAATTACAGAGTGCTGATAGATATATTTGGGGATATACTTGAAGAGGGTTGGTCTGTGAAGCAGCAAAATAAATCtacttaatttaaataaaataaaaataataataaaataaaacaaatctacTTAATTTAAGTCACAAAAAAAATTACAGGAAACCTGTAATTAAAGCCTCCgctttaaagaaaagagaaaccaaTCAAATATGACTCAactagaaataaacaaacaaacaaacaaacttccatCATTACACTGAATAGGAATGAATTACAAAGGCAGAGGCTTTAAGGTGGAAGCTTCTAGTTAATATTGTAGGGGATCTTTGAAGTAATGAGGATGTCTTTTTCAGTCAATAGATATTATGGAAAGATCTTGGCCATGCATATGGACTAGACTAATGCTAGGCACTACAGCGTGGGATTTTGTTCTGGAGGGAAgcactgttttaattctgcttcTAGCTAACTGCTGAAAGGCAGTATTCAACAGTATACAAGAGTCCTTGTGTGGAAGCAAAGAGGCTCTCCCCATTGCAGAATCTGTAGGTTTGGTAACCAGTGGGCAAGCAACTCAGGCTCCAAAAGTTCTCCAGGTACAACAGAAATTTCCACTTAGCAACACAACTCACATTTAACATCCAGAGTGGTGAAGCCATCAAACTCAAAGGTGGTGTTGGCATAGGTGACTTTGCATCCCAACTCACGCCCGTGATTCTCGCGGGACGGCATGAACTTGAGCAGGGAGATGAGCGACCAGgtgctgtcctcctcttccacttGCGCATAAACTGAATGCTCAGCCAGATTCTCATGGTTCATCCATGTGATAATGGGCTTCATGTCTGGGCAGTTGTCAGGCACCACGCAGCGCAGCTCCACTTCGGTTCCTTCCACCACTTCTTCAGGGCTCACAATGGTGGGTTTATCTATGGGCATTGAAAAGAAGCAGAGTTGGATAAAATTGCATATTCtcattggtattattattattattattattattattattagcccttCCACTATTTAATGACTGTTAATCCCAATGCTAAATAAAAGACCTGGTCCCACTGTCAAGGATGGATGGATATCCGTCAATTTTGTAGTCAGCGTTCTGTCATTTGTCCAGTTTCTCCATCAAATTTGCCATTTTAAAGAAAGTCGCACAGAATTATTATGGATTTGCTAATATCtttttgccatatatatataatatatatatatatcatatatatatggTTCACTTTTGCTTCAGTATGCATTTTGCAAGCAGTTACTCTCATCTACACATTTTGCTTCAAAGAATGCCACTGCCCAAAGCGAAAATGCCACATTTGAGGACCAACTACCTGAGCCTCCaccattcgctggggttaggggtgaggACCCCTATAATGTGgaaaaaaccaacaaagaaaaaacaatctTTTTACcgaagagaacacctctctaggaatctctagctttTCCGGTGCACTCTAGGGTCAACATgtgccagacattgatcatagaatcatgttagaggacctacaaatgccctgATGGCATTGCTTGGTACTCACTGATGATCTCAAGGTTGCAATGTTCAGGATAGGTGTACTGATTGTAACCGCCCAGGTCTCCACGGAAGTAGTATTTGCCCATGAGTTCAGGACTGAGGCGGGAGAGCTGCAGGGTGCAATTGCGGAAATTCAGCTCTCCCAGCAAGCGGCTGCGCCCGACGTAGCTCTCGTGGACAATGTTGGTGCGAGACTTGTAGACCACTGGGGGATAGTTCTTGGGGTAAGGGCTATTGAAATACCAGATGCCATGCACAGCGGATGGACGTAGCTCATCGGGGTAATTGAAGCGGCATGGGATGACGACGCAGGTACCCTCAAAGGCACTGATGTGCTCAGGCATCCAGGCACTCCACGGTCCTGCCAGGACCCCTTGGcaagaaagacagagaaaagatAGGAAACTGCAATGAGTTGGTAGGAAAGACAGATTATCCCTCTTCCCACCAGCTTAATAACTTTGTGGGTAAGCAGCCTTGAATCCCAAactgagggaaagggaggggagatNNNNNNNNNNtatatatatatatatatatatatatatatatatatatatatatatatatatatatataatcacagcTTGGGAAGGCAAGGTGTCCACATTGACTGACAAGTGGCCACCCTGGAATTCAGACGGAGGTCTTTCCTTGTCCTACCTGAAGAAGTTTGGAGATAAACCCAGCACCCTTAGCAGAAGAAGCATATACtctctgggcctgaacagataggccaaaataaagctgcttcagttcacttgggaggtatgctatttaaatgatgcatgtgccctaagaggctggaagccatgccaaagcaatACTCCAGTCCTTTATTTATGAGACTAGGTTCTGTAattctacagcaggggtaggtgGCTATGGAGATCCCATTTCTTCTCCTCTTCAGCCCTCATCAACCCTAGTGAAACGCTTCATCAGCTCCCCAAAAGATGGACCCGAACatagaggccaaaataaagctgcttcgggtcaccttggagctatgctgtttaaatgacgcatgcatcctaagagttcagaaaccacgccaaagccatgctccagtcctaaggcctggagcacagctttagcacagcttctagcctcttaagatgcatgtgtcatttaaacaacatacctccaaagtgacccaaagcagctttattttggcctctttgTTCGGGctctatagtccaaaaaagaggaatatttcaaagctctgctcctttGCAGGGAGGGAAAATGCAATGAAAGTAGAAGTTTTTGGTATAGGTCCATCTGGAAGAAGTTATGAACCCTTCTCAATGGGCACATGGGCCTATACTGTATTGCTATGCCCAGCAGGAAACCGAACACTCTGTGTTTTCCTTAGGCCTGTCTGTGTTGCTATGTTTGACTTCAGTGGCTGCAAGCTGGGAGAATGGCGCAGAAAAAAACTGCATCATGTTATCCAAAAAAATACCTTCAATTAGGACCCAGAAGACTGCAAGAATCTTGTAGGCATATGCCATGTTGTTGCTTTGTGAAGACTGGAGAAGGTTGGCCTaaggaaaaagaatgagaaacatGTTTAAATAGTAATGGGACAACTGTCTGGATTCTGTGAGATAGAAAAGCACTCAGTGTAGTAATGGTGGCCCTCAAGAGATGGCCAAGGTAAAATCTCTGCAAAGGAAGAATATACCCGCTAGACCTCTGTGCTCTGTTTGAGGCTTACATTTCTTGGCAGGTATGTTCAGGGCAAAGCCTACAATACCAGATAAATGGGACATTTTGCTTACATGAACCAACCAGTCAGGGATCCTTGCTAATACTTTCAAGTGTTTCCAAGCTGTTGTTTCCTGGACATATAGCTACCATAAGCAGTTGTTCCAACAGAATGTGGCTGTATGGACAAGATCAGGAGCAGAAAGATGGAGGAACACGATTCCAAGGGAAATGAACATAATAGTGAGCTGCATCTGATTATTGGGTTTTTAAGGCTGCTTTGTCACATACTGTTTTAGACTTGTTGTTTTATGTAAAATATTTAAGTATTTCTGTTGCATtgttacattttttatttttacccaagaAAAGGTCTTCCATGTCCTTATCCAGGATGGAATATTAAGTgcctaatcatcatcatcatcatcatcatcatcatcatcatcatcatcatcatccaaatcCACAATCCTCTGTTTGCATGTCTCCACAATGTCAGCAGAGGGCACTAATACTATGTAAGTTTTGCTGTTTTATAGACTAGAGCTACTGCATTATTAAATGTTGGAAGCAGCAAGATGGCATTGGACATATCTGGCTTTTAAGTGTTTAAGGCTGCCAGCTTTAGGAACTCTTGAAGTTCCTAAAAAGACCCACAATGAATAGGTGCAACAACGCTACACTTGAAATCCAATTCTAGTTACCATCAGAAACATAAGGAGCGTGGCTGTCATCTGAAAATGTGACCTTTTTGTTCCTCATGCTGTAATATCTTCTAACATGTTGGTTCTTTATACAATGGCAAGTACATTAAAACTCCATGTAGAGATTTGGAAAGAACAAGTTTCTAGTCCTTATTGTCCTACAGGGTATTTCATAAAACATCTCTGTACCTTTACTGCAAAATATCTGATGCTTTATATGATAAAATATCTTCAATAttaaattgtaaaatattttggcAACTCACACAGTAGTATAACACTCAAAAACTGATCCCAGAGGAAATTATTTCCAAACCTATCCTTCCACTTGAACTGACAAAAAGCAAAATGTggcttaaaggcaccagatcccatctga
It encodes the following:
- the MAG gene encoding myelin-associated glycoprotein isoform X2; this translates as MAYAYKILAVFWVLIEGVLAGPWSAWMPEHISAFEGTCVVIPCRFNYPDELRPSAVHGIWYFNSPYPKNYPPVVYKSRTNIVHESYVGRSRLLGELNFRNCTLQLSRLSPELMGKYYFRGDLGGYNQYTYPEHCNLEIINKPTIVSPEEVVEGTEVELRCVVPDNCPDMKPIITWMNHENLAEHSVYAQVEEEDSTWSLISLLKFMPSRENHGRELGCKVTYANTTFEFDGFTTLDVKFPPRIIQANSSVEVIHGSDVVLMCSVDSSPMALITWLREDEVLHEDVAGNLTLHLENVTYLQDGIYTCVAENIYGKDNHSLALAVLYAPWKPVVNMSVVAVEGDPVTILCSSQSNPEPMITIFKDKKAMAMGVYQNQVALEFESVSHEDDGEYWCTAENQFGQRSTAFNLTVEFAPLILPDSKCTAARDTVKCICAAKSNPEAVITFELPTRNVTVNETDREFVYSQKTGYIVTSILTVQREVDSQLFIVCSARNHYGTKNQQLQFHHSNSLMWAKVGPVGAVVAFAILIAVVCYVSQTRKKKNINESSSFMQTENPPVIFSGDYRSSGNLEKSESKEICSLESH
- the MAG gene encoding myelin-associated glycoprotein isoform X1 — its product is MAYAYKILAVFWVLIEGVLAGPWSAWMPEHISAFEGTCVVIPCRFNYPDELRPSAVHGIWYFNSPYPKNYPPVVYKSRTNIVHESYVGRSRLLGELNFRNCTLQLSRLSPELMGKYYFRGDLGGYNQYTYPEHCNLEIINKPTIVSPEEVVEGTEVELRCVVPDNCPDMKPIITWMNHENLAEHSVYAQVEEEDSTWSLISLLKFMPSRENHGRELGCKVTYANTTFEFDGFTTLDVKFPPRIIQANSSVEVIHGSDVVLMCSVDSSPMALITWLREDEVLHEDVAGNLTLHLENVTYLQDGIYTCVAENIYGKDNHSLALAVLYAPWKPVVNMSVVAVEGDPVTILCSSQSNPEPMITIFKDKKAMAMGVYQNQVALEFESVSHEDDGEYWCTAENQFGQRSTAFNLTVEFAPLILPDSKCTAARDTVKCICAAKSNPEAVITFELPTRNVTVNETDREFVYSQKTGYIVTSILTVQREVDSQLFIVCSARNHYGTKNQQLQFHHSNSLMWAKVGPVGAVVAFAILIAVVCYVSQTRKKKNINESSSFMQTENPPVIFSGDYRSSGNLEKSEYGRCDKRLLAKREDLGIDYANIDFSKLSTKDSYTLTEELAEYAEIRVK